One stretch of Sander vitreus isolate 19-12246 chromosome 16, sanVit1, whole genome shotgun sequence DNA includes these proteins:
- the LOC144531230 gene encoding chemerin-like receptor 1 produces MAVDYVDYDDYTADNDTKDNNTPTGILPFNSSQSSLHHVLAMVNIIISVIGLGGNSLVIWICGWKMKRTVITTWYISLAISDFLFCAFLPLEVFYMITSHWPFGLFLCKLTSSALFLNMYSCVFLLVLISADRCLMISFPVWSHNHRTVRKAFGVVVFMWVLSALLTLPSLIFRQTTVHGSVTQCHTSYVNHSRHKAVVLTRFVFGFLIPFLMILFCSSVLCVKLRSLTIKSTKPYKIMAALILSFFLCWVPYHSFVLLESDLTNHSLEVLTTGLKVGATLAAANSFISPVLYVFIGNDFKQILKRSLTSRIEEAMAEDFRTGHSKSKSMEMI; encoded by the coding sequence ATGGCTGTGGATTATGTTGACTATGACGATTACACTGCAGACAATGACACCAAGGACAACAACACCCCAACTGGAATACTGCCTTTCAATAGTTCTCAGTCTTCTTTGCATCATGTTCTAGCGATGGTCAATATCATTATATCTGTTATTGGCCTTGGAGGAAATTCATTAGTGATCTGGATTTGTGgatggaaaatgaaaagaacagTCATCACCACCTGGTACATCAGTCTGGCCATTTCAGACTTTTTGTTCTGTGCCTTCTTGCCCCTGGAAGTGTTCTACATGATCACCTCACACTGGCCTTTTGGACTGTTCTTGTGCAAGCTCACCTCCTCAGCCCTGTTTCTCAACATGTacagctgtgtgtttctgttggtTCTGATCAGCGCTGATCGCTGTTTAATGATTTCATTTCCTGTGTGGTCACATAACCACCGGACAGTGCGAAAAGCATTTGGAGTTGTTGTCTTCATGTGGGTCCTTTCTGCACTCCTAACGTTGCCCTCGCTGATCTTCAGACAAACCACAGTCCACGGCTCAGTCACTCAGTGCCACACCAGTTACGTGAACCATTCCAGACACAAGGCAGTGGTTCTGACTCGATTCGTCTTTGGGTTCCTGATTCCCTTCCTAATGATTTTGTTCTGCAGCTCAGTGCTCTGTGTGAAGCTGAGAAGTTTGACTATCAAGTCAACAAAGCCTTACAAAATCATGGCGGCACTCATCTTGTCATTTTTCTTGTGCTGGGTCCCCTATCATAGCTTTGTTCTTTTAGAGTCAGACTTGACAAATCACAGCCTGGAAGTACTTACAACTGGCTTGAAGGTGGGGGCCACCCTGGCTGCAGCAAACAGCTTTATATCACCAGTTCTCTATGTGTTCATTGGTAATGACTTTAAACAAATCCTAAAGCGGTCTTTGACATCAAGGATAGAGGAGGCAATGGCAGAGGATTTCCGTACAGGTCACTCAAAGTCTAAGTCAATGGAAATGATCTGA
- the rnf185 gene encoding E3 ubiquitin-protein ligase RNF185 isoform X1, with the protein MATAAPPPPAPGSTAATENPSPGSSSSTATDSGNQDSTFECNICLDTAKDAVISLCGHLFCWPCLHQWLETRPNRQVCPVCKAGISRDKVIPLYGRGSTGHQDPRERTPPRPQGQRPEPENRGGFQGFGFGDGGFQMSFGIGAFPFGIFATAFNINDGRPPPAAPGTPQHMDEQFLSRLFLFVALVIMFWLLIA; encoded by the exons ATGGCCAccgctgcccccccccctccagctCCTGGCTCTACTGCGGCCACTGAAAACCCAAGTCCCGGATCCAGCAGCTCGACAGCGACCGACAGTGGCAACCAGGACAGCACTTTCGAGTGTAATATATGCCTGGACACCGCCAAGGATGCAGTGATCAGCCTGTGTGGACACCTTTTCTG TTGGCCTTGCTTGCATCAG TGGTTGGAGACCAGACCCAACAGACAAGTGTGTCCAGTGTGTAAAGCGGGCATCAGCCGAGACAAAGTAATCCCCTTATATGGACGGGGAAGCACTGGCCATCAAGACCCCAG agAAAGAACACCCCCTCGACCACAAGGGCAGAGGCCTGAGCCAGAAAACCGCGGT GGCTTTCAAGGGTTTGGCTTTGGAGATGGAGGTTTCCAAATGTCATTTGGAATCGGTGCCTTTCCATTTGGTATTTTTGCTACAGCATTTAACATCAACGATGGCAGACCTCCTCCAG CAGCCCCTGGGACACCACAGCACATGGATGAACAGTTTCTGTCTCGACTCTTCCTGTTTGTCGCTCTGGTGATTATGTTTTGGCTGCTGATTGCATAA
- the selplg gene encoding P-selectin glycoprotein ligand 1, giving the protein MGLLSMKMNLALLWGISVLFAMESMSAFIPNTNSTAEPDKTTTKLISSSYVLHPETQKPAKISVAAPAETTVSPTVETKEAIVTDRSDSSNDSTSGLVAMKTVATTTSSSGPPLLHISTAVTTTAGATHPSNNTTISETAKPTEEQSPSTSTDTTAPATASAASTTKPEVMSKLSSTTSPANSSPSPVFTQTLSSPSPSTTAITIANPTSEAAHVFDPTASETSTTSTELLSTSQPISVTKIPIFTTGSSSTAEPPNISFTTESPIPTTNVSTTNVSTSPAGILIPRVSKRLPIPTTKSNRATTTAPRKVSKSPLSTEAQPCSTRGVVKNCLIAIASLAALATVFIVSTIILCTKLSTRKYKVKKTSQPATEMMCISALLPERNYTHSRQHNPVTNGVLVIHGGADSDEDGGDNLTLSSFLPENDRFV; this is encoded by the coding sequence ATGGGGCTACTCAGCATGAAGATGAATCTGGCTCTGCTTTGGGGGATATCTGTTTTGTTTGCTATGGAGTCCATGAGTGCTTTCATCCCAAATACCAACTCAACTGCTGAACCAGACAAGACAACCACAAAGCTCATAAGTAGCTCATATGTACTTCACCCTGAAACTCAGAAACCTGCAAAGATAAGTGTTGCTGCACCAGCAGAGACTACTGTCTCACCCACAGTGGAAACAAAAGAGGCAATCGTCACTGACAGAAGTGACAGCTCAAATGACAGCACATCTGGTTTGGTTGCCATGAAAACTGTGGCAACAACTACAAGCAGCTCAGGTCCACCATTGCTTCATATCTCCACAGCAGTGACCACAACTGCAGGTGCAACGCATCCTTCCAACAACACGACGATCTCAGAGACAGCCAAACCTACAGAGGAACAATCACCCAGCACTTCTACAGACACGACTGCTCCTGCAACAGCTTCTGCAGCATCCACCACTAAGCCTGAAGTTATGTCCAAGTTATCTTCCACCACCTCTCCTGCTAATTCTTCTCCGTCTCCAGTCTTCACCCAGACCCTCAGCAGTCCCTCACCTTCTACTACAGCCATAACAATAGCTAACCCCACCTCTGAGGCAGCACATGTGTTTGACCCCACAGCAAGTGAGACATCCACCACCAGCACTGAGCTTTTGTCTACGTCTCAGCCCATTTCTGTGACAAAAATACCCATCTTCACAACAGGGTCGAGCTCTACCGCTGAACCCCCAAACATCTCATTCACAACCGAGTCTCCCATCCCCACGACCAATGTCTCCACCACCAATGTCTCCACCAGTCCTGCAGGAATCTTGATCCCTCGTGTGTCCAAGAGGTTGCCAATCCCGACCACCAAATCCAATCGGGCAACTACAACAGCACCTCGTAAAGTCTCAAAGAGCCCACTCAGCACCGAGGCCCAACCCTGCTCCACCCGAGGCGTGGTGAAGAACTGCCTCATCGCCATCGCCTCCTTGGCCGCGTTGGCCACTGTCTTCATTGTCTCTACCATCATCCTCTGCACCAAGCTTTCAACAAGGAAGTACAAAGTCAAGAAGACATCTCAGCCGGCCACAGAGATGATGTGTATCTCAGCCCTGCTGCCTGAGAGGAATTACACCCACTCAAGACAACACAATCCAGTCACTAACGGAGTCCTGGTGATCCACGGTGGTGCAGACAGCGATGAGGACGGAGGAGATAACCTTACTCTCAGCAGCTTCCTTCCAGAAAATGACCGCTTTGTTTAG
- the rnf185 gene encoding E3 ubiquitin-protein ligase RNF185 isoform X2: MATAAPPPPAPGSTAATENPSPGSSSSTATDSGNQDSTFECNICLDTAKDAVISLCGHLFCWPCLHQWLETRPNRQVCPVCKAGISRDKVIPLYGRGSTGHQDPRERTPPRPQGQRPEPENRGGFQGFGFGDGGFQMSFGIGAFPFGIFATAFNINDGRPPPAPGTPQHMDEQFLSRLFLFVALVIMFWLLIA, encoded by the exons ATGGCCAccgctgcccccccccctccagctCCTGGCTCTACTGCGGCCACTGAAAACCCAAGTCCCGGATCCAGCAGCTCGACAGCGACCGACAGTGGCAACCAGGACAGCACTTTCGAGTGTAATATATGCCTGGACACCGCCAAGGATGCAGTGATCAGCCTGTGTGGACACCTTTTCTG TTGGCCTTGCTTGCATCAG TGGTTGGAGACCAGACCCAACAGACAAGTGTGTCCAGTGTGTAAAGCGGGCATCAGCCGAGACAAAGTAATCCCCTTATATGGACGGGGAAGCACTGGCCATCAAGACCCCAG agAAAGAACACCCCCTCGACCACAAGGGCAGAGGCCTGAGCCAGAAAACCGCGGT GGCTTTCAAGGGTTTGGCTTTGGAGATGGAGGTTTCCAAATGTCATTTGGAATCGGTGCCTTTCCATTTGGTATTTTTGCTACAGCATTTAACATCAACGATGGCAGACCTCCTCCAG CCCCTGGGACACCACAGCACATGGATGAACAGTTTCTGTCTCGACTCTTCCTGTTTGTCGCTCTGGTGATTATGTTTTGGCTGCTGATTGCATAA
- the LOC144530996 gene encoding transmembrane protein 119-like: protein MLPMALRLIGLCVVFCISSSLATPLPFYSFLEGSTDEEELSNFTSSLPTSNLSSEYQTTPVGLTHVETDFLNQVVDFLEENMLLILVAGSFILLLFLIICGSIIMSRRRKVNAYYPSSYPSKMYVDHRDKNGGAKLFNEVPEKHTPEQESEPVDSHKQLQADIMRATKRLRTPNKCVDAAEGGDPSQKVADHSPEDSSQPDGRILDQQLPSLPEEKELCEFSESEEAAGSPELNPPEEANLQEPLTGRSLRPSSLHIHNDSATLQLIAGDKTAF from the coding sequence ATGCTCCCAATGGCCCTTCGTCTAATTGGTCTGTGTGTGGTCTTCTGCATCAGCAGCAGCTTGGCCACACCACTACCCTTTTACAGTTTTCTAGAAGGAAGTACAGACGAGGAAGAACTCAGTAACTTTACTTCCTCTCTGCCCACCAGCAACCTTTCCTCTGAGTACCAAACCACACCTGTTGGCCTCACCCATGTGGAAACGGACTTTCTGAATCAAGTTGTGGACTTTCTGGAGGAGAACATGCTCCTTATCCTTGTTGCAGGCTCTTTCATCCTTCTGCTCTTCCTTATTATCTGTGGGTCAATTATCATGAGCCGCAGGCGCAAAGTCAATGCCTACTATCCTTCCTCTTACCCCTCAAAAATGTATGTAGACCACAGGGACAAAAATGGAGGTGCTAAACTCTTTAATGAAGTGCCAGAAAAACACACTCCCGAGCAGGAAAGTGAGCCAGTGGACTCTCACAAGCAGCTCCAGGCAGACATTATGAGGGCTACCAAGAGGCTGCGCACACCAAATAAATGTGTTGATGCTGCAGAGGGAGGTGACCCCAGTCAGAAAGTAGCAGACCACAGTCCTGAGGACAGCTCTCAACCAGATGGCAGAATCCTGGACCAGCAGCTACCAAGTCTCCCTGAGGAAAAGGAGCTGTGTGAGTTTTCTGAAAGTGAAGAAGCAGCAGGAAGCCCTGAGCTGAATCCTCCAGAGGAAGCTAATTTACAGGAGCCTTTAACTGGCAGGAGTCTCAGGCCCTCCTCTCTGCACATTCACAATGACTCCGCTACACTTCAGCTGATTGCGGGAGATAAAACTGCCTTCTAA
- the LOC144531338 gene encoding uncharacterized protein LOC144531338, with protein MDDKLILAVFNHPELYNVTLPNYRCTESRINAWRSISTVLGLPSEECKRKWKNMRDRYLKEVRMEIKSKKQGEIVQSRWKYRQLMNFIAPFTGSRSGEADICGSNDDDHDNPDNESGSAEAETTLSEAVKTKQSVMKVPVSQPDLKSQVAFVSQYPSMSQDAQLAQLAVLAKMPSSPQITPISKTGRKRRLMQESLSLSSSQSTPSPTKWLVKDNGTPFPNRPRDEDELFLLSFVPALKRLAPQKRCETKIKIQQVMYEAEFNVAQPGSQEKQPEPEPATQD; from the exons ATGGACGATAAGTTAATATTGGCTGTATTTAATCACCCAGAGCTGTACAATGTCACTTTGCCTAATTACCGCTGCACGGAAAGTCGGATAAATGCTTGGAGAAGCATTAGTACCGTGCTGGGTCTCCCAT CTGAGGAgtgtaaaagaaaatggaaaaacatGAGAGACAGGTACTTGAAGGAAGTCCGAATGGAGATCAAAAGCAAGAAGCAAGGAGAGATTGTGCAAAGTAGATGGAAATATAGACAGCTTATGAACTTTATCGCACCCTTCACTGGATCAAGAAGTGGCGAGGCAGATATCTGCGGCAGCAATGACGACGATCACGACAATCCTGACAACGAATCTGGCAGTGCCGAGGCAGAAACCACATTGTCTGAGGCAGTCAAGACCAAGCAGTCCGTCATGAAGGTCCCTGTGAGTCAACCTGACCTCAAGTCCCAGGTAGCGTTTGTATCCCAGTATCCTTCAATGTCTCAAGATGCACAGCTGGCCCAGCTGGCTGTTCTGGCTAAGATGCCATCGAGCCCACAGATCACCCCCATCAGCAAAACTGGACGGAAACGGCGCCTGATGCAAGAGTCACTTTCACTGTCGTCTTCTCAAAGTACACCATCCCCTACAAAGTGGCTGGTCAAAGACAATGGCACCCCATTTCCCAACAGGCCACGGGATGAGGATGAACTGTTTCTTTTGAGCTTTGTCCCCGCTCTGAAGCGACTTGCTCCACAGAAGAGGTGCGAGACAAAAATAAAGATCCAGCAGGTTATGTATGAAGCAGAGTTCAACGTTGCACAGCCAGGATCTCAAGAGAAACAGCCGGAGCCAGAGCCAGCAACACAGGACTAG
- the ess2 gene encoding splicing factor ESS-2 homolog, with the protein MEGSASVRRALSGTLVPVTVTTVALLQHQTEHENEKGKVQRKVLDEEEYIESLEKIIQRDFFPDVTKLQAQKDYLDAEETGDLERMREISIRYGSSLTKSTPRSTAPYVTPASFETPVGHSGSPSSSHGNKGLDGEGKDDGKEEKELPCLDRFLAKNTSEDNASFEQIMDLAEDKEKLRHYWLYEAEAEYKQRHDENLALPSAEKAALECVKAGLETWEYKAKNALMYYPEGVKDDDALFKKPREVIHKNTRFVGDPFSKALNKSQIQQAAALNAQFKQGKVGPDGKELIPHESPTVNGYGFESMPSPAPGVAESPLMTWGEIESTPFRLDGSDSPYVERNHGPSFKIPEPGRRERLGLKMANEAAAKNRAKKQEALRKVTENLASRTPKGLSPALTPALQRLVNRTSSKYTDKALRASYTPSPSHGVTGCKSPFGGPSTPSGTPTPDKAKTPSSQDLTSLTDNLLQLPKRRKASDFF; encoded by the exons ATGGAGGGCAGCGCCAGCGTGAGGAGAGCGCTTTCCGGGACTCTCGTCCCTGTGACGGTCACAACAGTGGCTCTCCTTCAACATCAAACCGAGCACGAGAACGAGAAGGGGAAGGTGCAGAGAAAGGTCCTCGATGAAGAGGAGTATATcgag AGTTTAGAGAAGATCATCCAGCGGGACTTCTTCCCAGATGTGACTAAATTGCAAGCACAGAAGGACTATCTTGACGCAGAGGAAACTGGTGACctagagagaatgagagagataTCCATCAGATATGGATCATCTTTGACAAAATCTACACCGCGGTCTACTGCGCCCT ATGTGACACCAGCAAGCTTTGAGACGCCAGTGGGCCACTCAGggtctccctcctcctctcatgGCAATAAAGGTTTAGATGGTG AGGGCAAGGATGATGGCAAGGAAGAGAAAGAGCTGCCCTGTCTGGATCGCTTCCTTGCTAAAAATACGAGTGAGGATAATGCATCGTTTGAGCAGATAATGGATCTGGCTGAAGACAAGGAGAAGCTGAGGCATTACTGGTTATATGAGGCCGAGGCTGAATACAAACAG CGCCATGACGAGAACCTCGCTTTACCATCAGCAGAGAAAGCAGCACTTGAATGTGTCAAAGCCGGACTTGAGACATGGGAGTACAAAGCAAAGAATGCCCTGATGTATTATCCAGAGG GTGTTAAAGACGACGATGCTCTATTTAAGAAGCCACGGGAGGTAATTCACAAGAACACGCGCTTTGTTGGAGACCCATTCAGCAAAGCTCTCAACAAAAGCCAGATTCAGCAGGCCGCTGCCCTCAATGCACAG TTCAAACAGGGTAAAGTAGGCCCAGATGGAAAAGAGCTCATCCCACATGAATCCCCAACAGTGAATGGATATGGTTTTGAGAGTATGCCATCCCCTGCACCTG GTGTAGCTGAGTCGCCTCTAATGACCTGGGGTGAGATCGAGAGCACCCCATTTCGTCTGGATGGATCGGACTCCCCATATGTTGAGAGGAACCACGGTCCATCATTTAAG ATTCCAGAACCAGGAAGAAGAGAGCGGCTGGGTTTAAAGATGGCCAATGAAGCTGCCGCTAAAAACCGCGCTAAGAAACAGGAGGCATTGCGAAAGGTTACAGAGAACCTCGCAAG TCGTACGCCTAAAGGTCTGAGTCCAGCCCTCACCCCCGCCCTGCAGAGGCTTGTAAATCGGACATCCAGCAAATACACGGACAAAGCTCTACGAGCGAGTTACACCCCATCACCCTCACATGGAGTCACTGGCTGCAAGTCTCCCTTCGGTGGCCCATCCACTCCCTCAGGAACACCAACACCAGACAAAGCCAAGACGCCGAGCTCTCAGGACCTTACATCACTCACAGACAATCTGCTGCAACTCCCCAAGAGACGAAAAGCCTCAGACTTTTTCTAA
- the LOC144530997 gene encoding iron-sulfur cluster assembly scaffold protein IscU-like: MASTVANKCLSPLAFLTRRLSAPEFITQCCYHQKVVDHYENPRNVGTLDKHSKNVGTGLVGAPACGDVMKLQIEVDDQGKIVDARFKTFGCGSAIASSSLATEWVKGKSVDEALTIRNTDIAKELCLPPVKLHCSMLAEDAIKAALADYRLKQQDDQQEAVRASI, translated from the exons ATGGCGAGTACCGTTGCAAACAAGTGTCTAAGTCCTCTGGCTTTCCTGACCAGGAGGTTATCTGCTCCGGAGTTCATCACTCAGTGCTGCTATCACCAGAAG GTGGTGGATCATTATGAGAACCCAAGAAATGTGGGCACATTGGACAAACACTCCAAGAATGTTGGGACTGGCCTGGTGGGCGCTCCAGCCTGTGGAGATGTAATGAAGCTCCAG ATTGAGGTGGATGACCAGGGGAAGATTGTGGATGCCAGGTTTAAAACTTTTGGCTGCGGCTCTGCTATTGCCTCCAGCTCTTTGGCCACTGAGTGGGTGAAGGGCAAATCT GTGGATGAAGCTTTGACAATAAGGAACACTGACATTGCCAAAGAGCTCTGTCTTCCACCTGTTAAACTGCACTGCTCCA TGCTTGCAGAGGATGCGATCAAGGCTGCCTTGGCTGACTATCGCCTCAAGCAACAGGACGACCAGCAGGAGGCAGTCAGAGCCAGCATTTAA